GGATCCCATGTATGTGGCCAACGAAGGGAAGATGATACTGATTGCGCCTGAGCGGGACGCCGAAAAGGCGCTTAAGGTTATGCGGTCTCACCGGCTGGGGCAAGACGCCGCCATTATCGGGCGTGTGCTGGAACGGGGCCAGCCAAAAGTCACCGTTACATCATCCGTAGGCGGCGTGCGGATGATAGGGAAACTGCCGGGGGAATTGTTGCCGAGGATTTGCTGAAAATCGGTTTCAGCCGCAACCATACCTTGGATATTCTTCCTGTGGCGGTTCTTACCGGGTATTGTTAAACTATTCTTATGGCGAGACACTTTAGGAATAGCCAGGGTTTACCATGCGCCGGAGATGGTGATGGGGGGATGTGAGCGCCTCAATAATTTCCAGCTTAATCTAAAGAGAGGTTGACCTCTCCCTGCCATCATTTTTGTGTCCCAGAAAATGAATTCTGAGGATTATATCCACGAAATCATAGGGGGGCTTCAAAAATGAAAAGATTCATCAACTTCTCAGGTTTCATCCTGTTTCTATTCCTTGTCTCGTGCGGCGGAGGCGGTGGTGGCGTCTCTTCATCCGGCTCAACCGGCGGTTCGTCCGGCCCAAGCGCAACAGCCACCTTGGCGGAAGAGCCGTGGGTGGGCGCATGGCGTCTGCAATCAATCGCCGGGACAGATTACTCCAACTCCGGTGTTACGGTGACTTTCGGCAAGGCAGGAACGAGCCCGTCCCGCCTGGACGGAATCCATACTGTATGCCAGACATGCTATTCCGGCAAGGCGTGGTTAATCTTATCCGGCAATAGTGGCAGTATCACATTCACCGATGTGGAATTCTGGTCAGACTCCACTCCATCAACCCAGGCCACAGAGGCGTATGTGGAGCATACGATGGATTGGACCAAGGCCAGTTACTCCAACGCTGAAGTTGAGAGCGTATTCTCCAATCTCGCCCATAGAAACGCCCAGGCGAGCGGGAAGTTCAATACGGGATACGACAATGGCGATTACCACGCCACTTATGACATCACCACGATGCTTGCGGTGGCTTACTATCACGACTATCTTGAGATGATCCTAACGATGGTTACCGGGAATTCCTCGCTGGCCATAGCGATGACGGATCAGATATTGGTGTCTGGCGGCCTCATGGATTTCATGCTGGCCCCTTGAGAAGACCGGTAACGCCAACCTGGTAGCGGCGCGGTTGTGAGAAATAAAAACGGCGCGCCCTTGTTGGGACGCGCCGCACAATGGCTAAAAGACGGGCTATTTGCCGGCCGGGGCGCCGCTGGACCGTTTCTCGCCTTTGGCGTGGCCGCGATAGGTGCGGGTGGCGGCGAATTCGCCAAGCTTGTGGCCCACCATGTTCTCGGTGACATACACCGGGATGAACTTCTTCCCGTTATGCACAGCAAAAGTATGGCCCACGAACTCCGGAGTCACCGTGGAGCGGCGGGACCAGGTCTTCACCATCTTCTTCTCGTTCTTGGAGTTCATTTCCAGGACTTTCTTCATTAGAGAGTCCTCAACGTAAGGTCCTTTTTTTAACGATCTAGACATATTCGTCCTTTTACCTGGCTACTTGCGCCGTTTGACTATCTGTTTGTCGGATGCGTTCTTCTTCTTGCGGGTCTTGGCGCCCTTGGTGGGCTTGCCCCACGGGGTAACGGGGTGCCTGCCGCCGGACGTTCTGCCCTCGCCGCCGCCATGCGGATGGTCGATGGGGTTCATGGCCACGCCGCGAACCTTGGGGCGTTTGCCCAGCCAGCGGTTTCTGCCCGCCTTGCCTATTGATATGCCTTCCCGCATGGAGTTGCCCACGGCCCCAAGGGTGGCTTTGCAAATCACGGGAACCAGCCTCACCTCGCCGGATTTCAGGCGGATGAGGGCTTTATCCCCCTCCTTGGCCATCAACTGGGCGGAAGCGCCGGCGGCCCGCATCATCTGCGCGCCACGGCCCGGTGTCATTTCTATGCAGTGGATCTGCGCGCCGAGGGGAATGTTCTTCAGCGGCATGGCGTTACCGGTCTTTATGTCGGCCCCTTCGCCGGACATAACCTGGTCGCCCGCTTTCAAGCCCTCCGGAGCCACGATGTAGCGTTTCTCGCCATCAGCGTAGCTCAACAGGGCGATATTAGCGGTGCGGTTCGGATCGTATTCAATGGCCTCCACTTTGGCCGGAATGCCGTCTTTGTCCCGTTTGAAATCCACAACGCGCAAAAGCCTTTTGTGGCCGCCTCCGCGCCTGCGCACTGTAACGCGGCCCAGGTTGTTCCTGCCGGATATCTTGGTGGTCGGTTTTGTGAGCGACTTTTCCGGCCTGCTTTTGGTTATCTCGGAGCTGTCCAGCGTAACGCGGGTGCGGCTACCGGGCGAGGTGGGCGCAAATTTCTTGAGAGCCATGTTAAAACCTGTTCCTTATACCTGTTCGAAAACTTCTATGGTCTGGCCTTCTTTCACGGTGACGATGGCCTTTTTCCAGTCGGGCCGTTTGCCGGAGAACCGGCCCAGCCGTTTCACCTTGCCCTTGACGTTTACTATGTTCACTTTGTCCACCTTTACCTTGAACACTTCTTCAACGGCTTTTTTCACCTGGCCCTTGGTGGCGGCGGGGGCTACCGAGAACGTTATCTTGTTCTGATGATCCTTGGCGTCGCCGGCCTTTTCGGTGATGATCGGGCGGCGGATCAGATCATACGCGCTTGTAGTCATTTTCCAAGGCTCTCCTGAATCACGCCCAAAGCCTCCTTGGTTATAAGGAGATTGTTGGCGTTGAGCACGTCATAAACATTCAGCCCCTGCGCGGACATAAGCTTCACGCGGGGAATATTCCTGAAACCCAAACCTGTATTGGGCTCTATTTTATCCACAACCACCAGGGTCTTGCCGGACAAACCCAGGTTATTAAGGGCCAAGGCGGCCAGCTTAGTCTTGGGCTCCGCCAGCGCAACGGAATCCACCACCACCACGGCGTTTTCTTTCACCTTGGAGGACAGGGCGGAAATCAGCGCGCCGCGCCGCACTTTCTTGGGGATGGAATAGCTGTAGTCCCTCGGCCTGGGGCCGAAGGTTATGGAGCCGCCACGCCACAGGGAGGAACGGATGGAGCCAGCCCTTGCCCGGCCGGTGCCCTTCTGTTTCCAGGGTTTCCTGCCGCCGCCGCTCACTTCGCTACGAACCTTGGTATTATGGGTTCCAGCCCGGCGTTTGGCCAACTGCCACAGCACAACCTCGTGAATGAGGCCTTCCTTCACCTCGGCTTCGAAAACCGACGGGGAAAGCTCCGCCTCTCCAACTTTTTTCTTGCTCAGGTCTAACACATCAACCAACATGGTTTATTTCCCGCTCTTCTTCTTGGAAGCCTTCAGCGGGTTCACAAACCTCGCCTCGGCCGCCTTGTGCACTTTCTTCTCTTTTCTTACACTAGCCGCCACCGACACCAAGTCTCCTGTGGCGCCAGGCACCGAGCCTTTAACCAGCACCAGGTTCTGCTCGGGGAATATCCTGACCAGCTCCATATTCAGGGTGGTCACCCGTTCGGCGCCCATATGACCGGGCATTTTCTTGCCGGGGGTAACCCTTCCTGGAAACTCTCTCATGCCCACCGAGCCTACGTGCCTGAAATACTCGTGGGTGCCACGGCTGGCCGGCTGGCCCTTGAACCCATACCGTTTCACGACGCCCTGGAAACCTTTACCCTTGCTCACCCCGGTGATGGATACGAAATGGGCGCCCTCCAGCACTTGTGCGGTTATGGTGTCTCCGGGTTTGTACGTGGCGGAGCCTTCGCTCAACCGGAACTCC
Above is a genomic segment from Nitrospinota bacterium containing:
- the rpsS gene encoding 30S ribosomal protein S19, producing the protein MSRSLKKGPYVEDSLMKKVLEMNSKNEKKMVKTWSRRSTVTPEFVGHTFAVHNGKKFIPVYVTENMVGHKLGEFAATRTYRGHAKGEKRSSGAPAGK
- the rplD gene encoding 50S ribosomal protein L4; translated protein: MLVDVLDLSKKKVGEAELSPSVFEAEVKEGLIHEVVLWQLAKRRAGTHNTKVRSEVSGGGRKPWKQKGTGRARAGSIRSSLWRGGSITFGPRPRDYSYSIPKKVRRGALISALSSKVKENAVVVVDSVALAEPKTKLAALALNNLGLSGKTLVVVDKIEPNTGLGFRNIPRVKLMSAQGLNVYDVLNANNLLITKEALGVIQESLGK
- the rplC gene encoding 50S ribosomal protein L3, whose translation is MKGLIGRKVGMTQVFAENGDAVPVTVLELGPCPVVQVKTPEKDGYSAVQIGFEPLEKKDPRKVAKPARGHFAKASVKPHRFLREFRLSEGSATYKPGDTITAQVLEGAHFVSITGVSKGKGFQGVVKRYGFKGQPASRGTHEYFRHVGSVGMREFPGRVTPGKKMPGHMGAERVTTLNMELVRIFPEQNLVLVKGSVPGATGDLVSVAASVRKEKKVHKAAEARFVNPLKASKKKSGK
- a CDS encoding 50S ribosomal protein L23; the encoded protein is MTTSAYDLIRRPIITEKAGDAKDHQNKITFSVAPAATKGQVKKAVEEVFKVKVDKVNIVNVKGKVKRLGRFSGKRPDWKKAIVTVKEGQTIEVFEQV
- the rplB gene encoding 50S ribosomal protein L2, translating into MALKKFAPTSPGSRTRVTLDSSEITKSRPEKSLTKPTTKISGRNNLGRVTVRRRGGGHKRLLRVVDFKRDKDGIPAKVEAIEYDPNRTANIALLSYADGEKRYIVAPEGLKAGDQVMSGEGADIKTGNAMPLKNIPLGAQIHCIEMTPGRGAQMMRAAGASAQLMAKEGDKALIRLKSGEVRLVPVICKATLGAVGNSMREGISIGKAGRNRWLGKRPKVRGVAMNPIDHPHGGGEGRTSGGRHPVTPWGKPTKGAKTRKKKNASDKQIVKRRK